A single window of Sporosarcina sp. FSL W7-1349 DNA harbors:
- a CDS encoding DEAD/DEAH box helicase — MENFVRNLQASLHEGFINKEDSNIGSFKPELLINNTYENNNVLNKLQEELETCEEFLFSVAFITESGLATIKSLLFDLKQRGITGKILTSTYLYFNQPKIFRELLKVDNVEVRLTDLKGFHSKGYIFKKKTHYSLIVGSSNLTAHALKVNYEWNVKLTSHENGEIVFHFNNQFHDVWSEAIALTEGWIEHYEAVYEKNANIKMAEQVVEMPSNYNPNAIQEALEITPNKMQHAALEQIQAVRDAGQERGLVISATGTGKTYLSAFDVRAYQPKRMLFVVHREQILNKAKEDFKKVLGGIEEDFGLYVGSNKQADKKYVFASIQTLSKPENLHQFDPADFDYILIDEVHKAGAVSYVRVINYFTPKFLMGMTATPERTDDFNIYELFHYNIAYEIRLQEALEEEMLCPFHYFGVTDLELNGEIIDDTTLFTDLVTEERVAHIIEKINYYGHSGEQVKGLMFCSRKGEARDLSIALNKKGYRTVALTGDDSQEERERCVTKLENGLIDYILTVDIFNEGIDIPCINQVVMLRQTKSSIIFIQQLGRGLRKHHSKDFVTIIDFIGNYTNNYLIPIALSGDRSLNKDNVRRYTTDTSYIKGVSTINFEEVAKKRIFNSINTTNLTTLRIMREAYLDLKNRLGRVPYLLDFIKNHSIDPNVIAEKYMNYYQFLLKMRETIEGITDYENKVLTMLSMELLNGKRLHEIILIEMLMIQGSVRHEEYVKELVTNGCRTDEETIDSVKRIVSLAFFTQANKKKYGEKPLIEWDENKRYFFNKSIRESMANNSHFAFLVDDLIQSAKEKSENYVCDQPLTLYEKYSRKDSCKLLNWDADESSTMYGYKPKHGTCPIFVTYHKHDDVEASVDYGDEFLSPELFKWYTRSNRTLQSQEVQKVIYSEENGIDLHIFVKKDDDEGTDFYYLGRGFPDKTSVAEDRMIDKNGNDLPVVHMNIVMEQAVERKLYQYLIKE, encoded by the coding sequence ATGGAAAACTTCGTTCGCAATTTGCAAGCTTCTTTACATGAAGGATTTATTAATAAAGAAGATAGTAATATAGGAAGTTTTAAACCTGAATTATTAATTAATAATACGTATGAAAATAATAATGTATTAAACAAGCTTCAAGAGGAATTGGAAACATGTGAGGAATTCCTCTTTTCTGTAGCTTTTATTACCGAGAGCGGTCTGGCGACAATCAAGTCATTATTATTCGATTTAAAACAAAGAGGCATTACAGGAAAGATTTTAACTTCTACTTATTTGTATTTTAATCAGCCAAAGATATTTCGAGAATTATTAAAAGTAGATAATGTGGAAGTGCGCCTTACTGATTTAAAAGGATTCCACTCGAAAGGATATATCTTTAAGAAGAAGACACATTATTCCTTAATCGTCGGGAGTTCAAATTTAACAGCTCACGCTTTGAAAGTGAATTATGAGTGGAATGTTAAATTAACATCTCATGAAAACGGAGAAATTGTTTTTCATTTTAACAATCAATTTCACGATGTTTGGTCAGAGGCCATTGCTCTAACAGAGGGGTGGATCGAGCATTATGAAGCGGTTTATGAAAAGAATGCGAATATAAAGATGGCAGAGCAAGTAGTTGAAATGCCTTCCAATTATAATCCAAATGCTATTCAAGAGGCATTGGAAATCACTCCTAATAAAATGCAGCATGCCGCTTTGGAACAAATTCAAGCTGTTCGGGACGCTGGACAGGAGAGAGGGCTTGTTATTTCAGCGACGGGCACAGGGAAAACATATCTTTCCGCATTCGACGTTCGGGCTTATCAACCAAAACGTATGCTCTTTGTCGTCCATAGAGAACAAATATTGAATAAAGCAAAGGAAGACTTTAAAAAAGTTTTAGGGGGAATTGAAGAAGATTTTGGCCTGTATGTCGGCTCGAATAAGCAAGCAGATAAAAAGTATGTATTTGCTAGTATTCAAACACTGTCAAAACCGGAAAATTTACATCAATTTGATCCTGCTGATTTTGACTATATATTAATAGACGAAGTACATAAAGCGGGTGCTGTGTCGTATGTAAGAGTCATTAATTACTTTACACCGAAGTTTTTAATGGGGATGACGGCAACTCCGGAACGTACTGACGACTTTAACATTTATGAATTATTTCATTATAATATTGCGTATGAAATACGGTTGCAAGAAGCACTCGAGGAAGAGATGCTTTGTCCTTTTCATTATTTTGGGGTAACGGACTTGGAGTTAAATGGAGAAATTATTGACGATACAACGCTTTTCACTGATCTGGTTACAGAAGAACGTGTTGCGCATATTATAGAGAAGATCAACTATTATGGGCATTCTGGGGAACAAGTGAAAGGCTTAATGTTTTGTAGTCGTAAAGGAGAAGCGAGAGATTTATCCATTGCCTTGAATAAAAAAGGCTATCGAACAGTTGCGCTGACGGGTGATGATTCCCAGGAAGAAAGAGAGCGCTGTGTGACTAAATTGGAAAATGGATTGATAGATTACATCCTCACGGTTGACATTTTTAATGAAGGGATTGATATCCCCTGTATTAATCAAGTGGTCATGTTACGACAGACAAAATCGAGCATTATCTTCATTCAACAATTAGGTCGTGGTTTGAGAAAACATCATTCTAAAGATTTTGTAACGATCATCGACTTTATAGGAAATTACACAAATAACTATTTGATCCCGATTGCTCTTTCAGGAGACCGTTCTTTGAATAAAGACAATGTCAGAAGATATACGACTGATACGAGTTATATTAAAGGCGTTTCAACAATAAATTTTGAAGAGGTTGCAAAGAAAAGGATTTTTAATTCCATCAATACGACGAATCTCACTACGCTTCGAATCATGCGCGAGGCTTATTTAGATTTGAAAAATAGACTTGGACGAGTTCCGTATTTATTAGATTTTATTAAAAATCATTCTATTGATCCGAATGTTATAGCAGAAAAGTACATGAATTACTATCAATTTTTATTGAAAATGAGGGAGACAATAGAGGGAATAACGGATTACGAGAACAAAGTTTTAACTATGTTATCTATGGAGCTACTGAATGGCAAAAGGTTACACGAGATTATATTGATAGAGATGCTAATGATTCAAGGAAGTGTACGGCACGAAGAGTATGTAAAAGAGTTGGTTACGAACGGTTGCCGTACCGATGAAGAAACAATTGACTCCGTTAAAAGAATTGTTAGCTTGGCCTTTTTTACGCAAGCCAATAAAAAAAAATATGGAGAAAAGCCATTGATCGAATGGGATGAGAATAAACGCTATTTCTTCAATAAATCGATTCGTGAAAGTATGGCAAACAACTCGCATTTTGCTTTTTTAGTAGATGATCTCATACAAAGCGCCAAGGAAAAATCGGAAAATTACGTCTGTGATCAACCGCTGACATTGTATGAAAAATACTCAAGAAAAGATTCATGTAAATTACTGAATTGGGATGCGGACGAAAGCTCTACGATGTATGGATATAAACCAAAACATGGGACCTGTCCAATCTTTGTAACGTACCATAAACATGATGACGTGGAAGCAAGCGTCGATTATGGCGATGAATTTTTAAGCCCGGAGCTCTTCAAGTGGTACACTCGTAGTAATCGAACGTTACAATCGCAAGAAGTCCAAAAAGTAATTTATTCCGAAGAGAATGGCATCGATCTTCATATTTTTGTAAAGAAAGACGATGATGAAGGAAC
- a CDS encoding (deoxy)nucleoside triphosphate pyrophosphohydrolase, with amino-acid sequence MKKTVHVVGAIIENNNGEILAALRGPEMTLPNYWEFPGGKIEAGETKQGALQREIQEELGCMIEVLEFVDDTTHEYEKVIVRLETFMARVIEGTPEAKEHAKLLWVSRENLSTLNWAPADIPAIEKLMKVPF; translated from the coding sequence ATGAAGAAAACGGTACATGTAGTGGGAGCTATTATAGAAAATAATAATGGAGAAATTTTAGCAGCGTTGAGAGGACCGGAAATGACCTTGCCTAACTATTGGGAATTTCCGGGTGGGAAAATCGAAGCCGGAGAAACTAAACAAGGAGCTCTACAAAGAGAAATCCAAGAAGAGCTGGGCTGTATGATTGAGGTATTGGAATTCGTGGATGATACGACACATGAGTATGAAAAAGTGATCGTCCGCTTGGAAACATTTATGGCACGAGTAATTGAGGGAACACCCGAGGCGAAAGAACACGCTAAGTTACTGTGGGTTTCTCGAGAAAATTTATCAACCCTCAACTGGGCACCGGCTGATATTCCAGCAATTGAAAAATTGATGAAAGTACCATTTTAA
- a CDS encoding copper amine oxidase N-terminal domain-containing protein, with protein sequence MTGRIFRLLVCLASIFVIGICLQQGKASARSSDSIIKIYLNTEELETNVPAKIKNGTTFVPVRAVFESLGMKVIWEPKKQLLTLRDGERTAVTLIVGEKKAKVNNQTITLEAAAENIDGSLQVPLHLVGDATGAIVYWDPYVAEVSILTTKFMKENNIDKAELDKEVKKYLDAKAKEEAAKKKEDPKPKIQKKPKAPVDLNKLNGMYAGFRSDFGGYECGGMCWDIYTFLPNKKILIGPPANGGPETINCKQEKCLTYSISKGQLKLSNGKSLPIKKSENGFLMINGITLTKVEPVPKGTTFDNKYTYIGYSGLIGVTPAANSWTYKLHLRKNGTFELSGISIGSLTANSDISTNASGSSKDQKGTYKIQNNTITMTGSDGKVHKSLFFIHDSDVKDIQVGLRNYYVD encoded by the coding sequence ATGACTGGTCGTATTTTCCGTTTGCTTGTTTGTCTTGCTTCCATTTTTGTTATTGGAATATGTTTGCAACAAGGGAAAGCCTCTGCAAGGTCATCAGACTCTATCATTAAAATCTATTTGAATACGGAAGAGTTGGAAACCAATGTCCCGGCTAAGATTAAAAATGGCACCACTTTCGTTCCGGTACGGGCAGTATTCGAGTCATTAGGGATGAAGGTCATTTGGGAGCCGAAGAAACAATTGCTTACGTTACGAGACGGTGAGAGGACCGCGGTTACGTTAATTGTCGGAGAAAAAAAGGCGAAAGTAAATAATCAAACGATCACTCTAGAAGCTGCAGCGGAAAATATTGATGGATCATTGCAAGTCCCGCTTCACCTAGTCGGGGATGCTACAGGGGCTATTGTGTACTGGGATCCTTACGTCGCGGAAGTTTCGATTCTTACAACGAAATTTATGAAAGAGAATAATATTGATAAAGCAGAATTAGATAAAGAGGTAAAAAAGTATTTGGATGCAAAAGCAAAGGAAGAGGCTGCTAAGAAAAAAGAGGATCCAAAGCCCAAAATACAAAAAAAGCCGAAGGCACCTGTGGACCTGAACAAATTAAACGGAATGTACGCTGGATTCCGGAGTGATTTTGGCGGATATGAATGCGGCGGCATGTGTTGGGACATCTACACCTTCTTGCCGAATAAAAAAATATTGATCGGCCCGCCGGCGAACGGAGGTCCGGAAACGATTAATTGCAAACAGGAAAAATGTCTGACGTACTCGATTAGCAAGGGGCAGCTCAAACTGAGCAACGGGAAATCCTTACCTATCAAGAAGTCGGAAAATGGATTTCTCATGATCAACGGGATTACATTAACTAAAGTTGAGCCTGTTCCGAAAGGGACCACTTTTGACAATAAGTACACCTATATTGGATACTCCGGCTTAATCGGCGTCACCCCGGCCGCGAACTCGTGGACGTACAAATTGCACCTTCGCAAAAACGGGACATTCGAGCTATCAGGCATAAGCATAGGCAGTTTGACGGCAAATAGCGACATCTCGACAAACGCCAGCGGTTCCAGCAAGGATCAAAAAGGAACGTATAAAATCCAAAATAATACGATTACAATGACCGGCAGTGATGGAAAAGTCCATAAATCCTTGTTCTTCATCCATGATTCCGATGTGAAAGATATCCAGGTTGGGCTCAGGAACTATTATGTGGATTGA
- a CDS encoding iron-containing alcohol dehydrogenase, translating to MNMYKFVMPEIIFGSGSINQAGESCARLGARNVLIVTDQGVLDAGWVEFIEQSCQEAGLASVLFSDISINPKEIEAENCAQVYLKNECDALIGVGGGSAIDIAKAAAILATNGGHIRDYEGVDRISKPLPPLVMVSTTAGSGSEVSQFSVIVDSERHIKMTIVSKSLVPDIAIIDPDVLATKSARLTASTGLDVLTHAIESFVSIAATPLTDVHAKNAIRLSSQFLRPSVASRFNIEAKEKMAMASLHAGLAFSNAILGAVHAMSHTIGGRYPFLHGDINAVLLPHVMEFNALAAPEKFKTIAELMGENVSSHSVSTACEKAVSHVRRLAIDIGAPLTLAEMGFEESAIPVISEIALLDACMITNPRDISAEEVAFLLRQAL from the coding sequence ATCAATATGTATAAATTTGTTATGCCTGAAATCATCTTTGGAAGCGGTTCCATTAATCAAGCCGGCGAAAGCTGTGCGCGTCTCGGGGCACGAAATGTGCTCATTGTGACAGATCAAGGGGTACTGGATGCGGGGTGGGTGGAGTTTATTGAACAAAGTTGCCAGGAAGCGGGACTCGCTTCGGTTCTTTTCTCAGACATCAGTATAAATCCAAAAGAGATCGAAGCGGAAAACTGTGCGCAAGTTTATCTCAAAAATGAATGCGACGCGCTCATCGGAGTCGGCGGCGGCAGTGCCATTGACATTGCAAAAGCAGCTGCGATCCTGGCAACCAATGGCGGACATATCCGTGATTATGAAGGGGTGGATCGCATTTCCAAGCCCCTTCCTCCACTTGTCATGGTCTCGACGACGGCCGGTTCAGGTTCGGAAGTGTCTCAGTTCTCCGTAATCGTCGATAGCGAACGTCATATCAAAATGACGATCGTTTCAAAGTCGTTGGTCCCGGATATCGCAATAATCGATCCCGACGTACTGGCTACAAAAAGTGCACGTCTTACTGCATCCACTGGGCTGGATGTGTTGACACACGCAATCGAATCCTTCGTCAGCATTGCCGCTACCCCGCTGACGGATGTGCATGCCAAAAATGCGATCCGGTTATCTTCCCAATTCCTGCGGCCATCCGTCGCTTCCCGCTTTAATATAGAAGCAAAAGAGAAAATGGCGATGGCCAGCCTTCACGCCGGACTTGCCTTTTCCAATGCCATCCTCGGTGCTGTCCATGCCATGTCGCATACAATCGGGGGCCGCTACCCTTTTTTGCACGGCGATATTAATGCCGTCCTGCTTCCTCACGTCATGGAATTCAATGCGCTGGCTGCACCGGAAAAGTTCAAGACGATCGCTGAATTGATGGGAGAAAACGTCAGCTCGCACTCCGTCTCAACAGCCTGTGAAAAAGCGGTAAGCCATGTAAGGAGACTTGCAATCGATATCGGCGCACCTTTAACTCTAGCTGAAATGGGGTTTGAAGAATCAGCGATCCCCGTCATCAGCGAAATCGCGTTATTGGATGCCTGTATGATCACGAATCCCCGTGATATTTCAGCGGAAGAAGTAGCGTTTCTTCTTCGGCAAGCTTTGTAG
- a CDS encoding GAF domain-containing sensor histidine kinase, whose amino-acid sequence MNRLEMIDLLTGVQSSKRNYYSELKTTVEQLKKKNSQLEIINEVMRSFTVDFSVAHMLENSLAKLKTVYSIDRVSAALVDEHKLVLSYVYPEHDIYLEKNTLFPKKDSLYHKVFTTGQYAVYDENGDDAIFEKEGFRHLGLTSVHLFPLKSSGKTIGVLSLGSRKNLQCDEDDITFFFHFADQIAVCMENARLYGEVLAGKQQWEETFRAVSDAILIIAPDGTILSRNDAARLDWPFDIGENIGQFMEQAARSTEDPFQMTIQTKKPQSAELHYKNKIYDCSCYPLFGIDGSIDAVILYRKDVTEKRLMEAQLMHSGQLAAIGEMAAGVAHELNNPLTAIIGNTQLLLRTQSTNKDIKPLLDDIDQCGKRCRTIIRSLLAFSRQEIPTFKPCSLSDAVTEALRLTRRQIEQHHISIEVDLDPALPLLNGNLQQLVQVAVNLLMNAKDALTIAPVDEKKIHIQTEFQNESAILSIADNGIGIAKEVLDDIFHPFFTTKDADNGTGLGLSVSLGIAQAHDGTLSVTTNEGSGTTFSLSIPLSAERL is encoded by the coding sequence ATGAACAGACTTGAAATGATTGATTTACTGACAGGTGTCCAGTCATCGAAACGAAATTATTATTCCGAGTTAAAAACAACAGTGGAACAATTAAAAAAGAAAAACAGCCAGCTGGAAATCATCAATGAAGTGATGCGCAGTTTTACGGTTGATTTTTCGGTAGCGCATATGTTGGAAAATTCCCTTGCCAAACTAAAGACCGTGTACTCGATTGATCGAGTCAGCGCCGCCCTGGTAGATGAACATAAGCTCGTCCTATCCTATGTCTATCCGGAACATGATATTTACTTAGAAAAAAACACGCTTTTCCCGAAGAAGGACTCGCTCTATCATAAGGTCTTTACAACAGGACAATACGCTGTTTACGACGAAAATGGAGACGATGCTATTTTTGAGAAAGAGGGCTTCCGACATCTAGGTCTAACCTCCGTACATCTTTTCCCATTGAAAAGCAGTGGAAAAACGATAGGCGTTCTATCGCTCGGCAGCCGGAAAAATTTACAGTGCGATGAAGATGACATCACTTTCTTTTTTCATTTTGCAGACCAGATCGCGGTTTGTATGGAAAATGCGCGTCTTTACGGAGAAGTGCTAGCTGGAAAACAGCAGTGGGAAGAGACTTTCCGAGCCGTCTCTGACGCAATTTTGATCATCGCTCCCGATGGCACCATTTTATCAAGAAATGATGCTGCCCGGTTGGACTGGCCATTTGATATCGGGGAAAATATTGGCCAATTCATGGAGCAAGCCGCTCGGTCCACAGAAGACCCTTTTCAAATGACCATTCAAACAAAAAAACCGCAGTCCGCCGAACTGCATTATAAAAACAAAATTTATGATTGTTCCTGCTACCCGCTTTTCGGAATTGACGGCTCCATTGATGCGGTCATTCTCTACCGGAAAGATGTGACTGAAAAACGTCTCATGGAAGCGCAGCTTATGCATTCCGGACAGCTGGCGGCCATCGGGGAAATGGCGGCAGGCGTTGCACATGAGCTGAATAACCCGCTAACCGCCATCATCGGCAACACACAACTTCTTTTAAGGACTCAATCTACGAACAAGGACATCAAACCGTTGCTCGATGACATTGATCAGTGCGGGAAAAGATGCCGGACGATTATCCGCAGCTTGCTCGCTTTTTCACGCCAGGAAATCCCTACCTTTAAACCTTGTTCGCTCAGCGATGCCGTCACAGAAGCCCTACGTTTGACGCGCAGGCAAATTGAACAGCATCATATTTCAATTGAAGTAGATCTCGATCCTGCTCTTCCTCTATTGAACGGCAACTTACAGCAGCTCGTACAAGTGGCCGTCAACTTGCTGATGAATGCAAAAGATGCGCTGACCATCGCTCCGGTAGATGAAAAGAAGATTCACATTCAAACTGAATTCCAAAACGAATCTGCCATTTTATCTATCGCAGATAATGGGATAGGCATCGCGAAGGAAGTGCTTGACGACATTTTCCATCCCTTCTTTACGACAAAAGATGCCGACAATGGAACCGGGCTCGGCTTGTCCGTCAGTTTGGGGATTGCACAAGCACATGACGGGACATTATCCGTCACAACCAATGAAGGCAGCGGCACTACATTTTCTCTGTCCATTCCATTATCTGCTGAAAGGCTGTGA
- a CDS encoding sigma-54-dependent transcriptional regulator has product MKHILIVEDEIELGRFLSRLIELKGFKSTHVKSGDELDRISDFSSFQLAFIDVRLPDRNGIDVLKMMKRQAPHCPCVVMTGYSTVKIAVDAIKHGATDFIEKPFEDINAIDQLMDRLLLDQPSNAGEEAKYERIAQELGCFLGTSRPMHQLYELAYKIAPKQITVLIEGETGTGKEVLTKFIHAASERSAGPLLNINCGALSESLLESELFGHVKGAFTGALTDRAGFFEAASSGTLFLDEVAEASLSTQVKLLRVLETGEFMKIGGTKTERTSARIIAASHVNLEEAVQRGAFREDLLFRLDVVKLIIPPLRERQEDIPLLVDLFLKRYGETITFSPDALELLSQYDWPGNMRELSNVIRRTAAISSEGAVITPDLLPVRLTGQTKSFPVAPSVEPVRFPDEWNKFSKKVMDIYNGQEQRSLDDVLSLIKKMEKRTAAALIKKSLHETAGCRKETAQKLGVTQRRIRYYLNET; this is encoded by the coding sequence TTGAAGCATATTTTAATTGTTGAAGATGAAATAGAACTCGGCCGATTCTTATCCCGTCTTATTGAATTAAAAGGTTTCAAATCAACACATGTCAAAAGTGGAGATGAATTAGATAGAATTTCTGATTTTTCGTCGTTCCAACTCGCCTTCATCGATGTTCGGCTTCCTGATCGAAACGGCATTGATGTGTTGAAGATGATGAAAAGGCAAGCACCGCATTGTCCCTGTGTTGTGATGACCGGTTACAGCACAGTAAAAATTGCGGTAGACGCCATTAAACATGGGGCAACGGATTTTATTGAAAAACCATTCGAAGATATTAACGCAATCGATCAATTGATGGACCGTCTTCTATTAGATCAACCATCCAATGCGGGGGAAGAAGCGAAATATGAACGGATCGCCCAGGAATTGGGTTGCTTTTTAGGGACCAGCCGTCCCATGCATCAGCTTTATGAACTCGCCTATAAAATTGCCCCCAAACAGATTACGGTTTTAATAGAAGGCGAAACAGGCACTGGAAAAGAAGTGCTGACCAAATTCATCCATGCGGCAAGCGAGCGGTCTGCCGGTCCCCTGCTGAACATTAACTGTGGCGCCCTTTCCGAATCGCTTTTAGAAAGTGAGTTATTCGGCCATGTAAAAGGCGCTTTCACCGGGGCCTTGACAGATCGGGCCGGTTTTTTTGAAGCTGCTTCATCAGGCACTTTATTTCTTGATGAGGTAGCGGAAGCCTCCCTATCGACTCAAGTTAAATTATTGCGGGTGCTCGAAACAGGCGAGTTCATGAAGATCGGCGGCACGAAAACGGAGCGCACATCCGCCCGGATCATTGCCGCTTCACACGTCAATCTCGAGGAAGCCGTACAGCGCGGGGCTTTCAGAGAGGATCTATTATTCCGGCTCGATGTTGTGAAATTGATCATCCCTCCCCTACGGGAACGACAAGAAGACATTCCACTATTGGTCGACTTGTTCCTGAAGCGTTACGGGGAGACGATCACTTTTTCTCCAGACGCATTGGAATTATTGAGCCAATATGATTGGCCGGGAAACATGCGGGAGCTATCCAATGTAATCCGGAGAACAGCCGCCATCTCAAGCGAAGGGGCTGTCATCACACCCGATTTGCTTCCAGTTCGACTCACAGGACAAACTAAATCTTTTCCTGTTGCTCCATCAGTCGAACCCGTTCGTTTCCCCGATGAGTGGAACAAATTTTCAAAAAAAGTGATGGACATTTATAACGGGCAAGAACAACGCTCTCTGGACGACGTGCTTTCCCTTATTAAAAAGATGGAAAAACGTACAGCCGCCGCCCTCATCAAAAAATCGCTTCACGAAACAGCAGGCTGCCGGAAAGAAACCGCCCAAAAACTCGGAGTTACCCAAAGAAGAATCCGCTATTATTTGAATGAAACCTAA
- the adh gene encoding aldehyde dehydrogenase, whose protein sequence is MVQAIENKVYAFPNTEGAIVNFKKRYDNYIGGKWTAPVNGLYFENVTPVTGKKFTEVARSTAEDIELALDAAHAAKEKWGKTSVAVRSNILLKIAERMEQNLEMLAVAETWENGKAVRETLNADLPLAIDHFRYFASAIRAQEGGVSQLDDDTVAYHFHEPIGVVGQIIPWNFPLLMAVWKLAPALAAGNCVVLKPAEQTPASIMVLVELIEDLLPPGVLNVVNGFGLEAGKPLASNPQIGKIAFTGETTTGRLIMQYASQNIIPATLELGGKSPNIFFEDVLAEDDAFLDKAIEGFVMFALNQGEVCTCPSRALIQESIYDRFMERALERVKAIKIGNPLDPTVMMGAQASTEQLEKILSYLDIGKQEGAECLIGGAQNKLEGELEGGYYIQPTVFKGNNKMRIFQEEIFGPVVSVTTFKNKEEALEIANDTLYGLGSGVWTRDMNTAYRFGRGIQAGRVWTNCYHAYPAHAAFGGYKASGIGRENHLMMLSHYQQTKNMLVSYAENKLGFF, encoded by the coding sequence ATGGTGCAAGCTATCGAGAACAAAGTGTATGCCTTTCCGAATACGGAAGGGGCCATAGTAAATTTTAAAAAGCGATACGACAACTATATCGGCGGAAAATGGACAGCTCCTGTCAATGGTCTCTATTTTGAGAACGTAACGCCGGTAACGGGTAAAAAGTTTACCGAAGTCGCAAGATCGACCGCTGAAGATATTGAGCTTGCCTTGGACGCGGCACATGCTGCGAAAGAAAAATGGGGAAAGACATCTGTTGCAGTTCGTTCTAATATTCTATTAAAAATTGCAGAACGTATGGAACAGAATCTGGAAATGCTTGCCGTGGCGGAGACATGGGAAAACGGAAAAGCGGTGCGCGAGACATTGAATGCGGATTTGCCGCTTGCAATCGATCATTTCCGCTATTTTGCTTCTGCAATACGAGCGCAAGAAGGCGGCGTCAGTCAGCTGGATGACGATACAGTTGCGTATCATTTCCATGAGCCGATCGGGGTTGTCGGGCAGATCATTCCGTGGAATTTCCCGTTGCTCATGGCTGTCTGGAAACTCGCCCCTGCGCTTGCTGCGGGGAATTGTGTCGTGCTGAAACCGGCGGAACAGACGCCGGCATCCATTATGGTGCTAGTGGAGTTGATTGAGGATTTATTGCCGCCAGGCGTGCTGAATGTGGTCAACGGGTTCGGGCTGGAAGCAGGAAAACCGCTGGCATCCAATCCACAGATCGGGAAGATTGCCTTTACAGGTGAAACGACGACGGGACGCCTAATTATGCAGTACGCTTCTCAAAATATCATTCCGGCAACGTTGGAGCTTGGCGGAAAATCGCCAAATATTTTCTTTGAGGATGTGCTGGCTGAGGATGATGCGTTTCTGGATAAAGCCATTGAGGGATTTGTCATGTTTGCGCTGAATCAAGGAGAAGTTTGCACTTGTCCATCGCGTGCTCTTATCCAAGAGTCCATTTACGATCGATTCATGGAGCGCGCCTTGGAACGGGTAAAGGCGATTAAAATCGGAAATCCACTGGATCCGACCGTTATGATGGGGGCACAGGCTTCAACTGAGCAACTGGAAAAAATCCTTTCCTATCTGGATATCGGGAAGCAGGAAGGGGCTGAATGCCTCATCGGCGGTGCGCAAAATAAATTGGAAGGTGAGTTGGAAGGTGGATACTACATCCAACCGACTGTTTTTAAAGGAAATAATAAAATGCGAATTTTCCAAGAAGAAATTTTTGGTCCCGTCGTATCCGTGACTACGTTCAAGAACAAAGAAGAGGCATTGGAAATCGCCAATGATACATTATACGGTTTAGGCTCGGGTGTGTGGACGCGTGATATGAATACGGCATACCGTTTCGGCCGCGGGATCCAAGCGGGACGTGTTTGGACAAATTGCTATCACGCGTACCCGGCGCATGCCGCATTCGGGGGCTACAAAGCTTCGGGAATCGGTCGGGAGAATCATCTGATGATGTTAAGTCATTATCAACAGACGAAAAATATGCTCGTCAGTTATGCGGAAAATAAGCTAGGATTCTTTTAA